The Novosphingobium terrae genome has a window encoding:
- a CDS encoding FliI/YscN family ATPase, producing the protein MLKLFDGLLADAAATPIDLTPRRYGTVSSCDGGLLEVSGLSVPVGSLLRVSHGNGKSLLAEVIGFRNGRTLAMLLGDTVMLRPGARVRPEGRPGMLPVGEAFLGRAVDGEGLPIDGLGPIHARHFHPAGGVRAGALDRSPVRVPFDTGVRALNAITTFGVGQRIGIMAGSGVGKSVLLDMIAHGASAEIIIVGLIGERAREVSDFVERHMVGPKRSCTAVIAVPADHAPNLRLRGAMLATSMAEYFRAQGKRVLLIMDSLTRVAHAGREIGLLLGEPGAARGYPPSALATITKLVERAGNSAQSGGSITGIYTVLADGDSQDDPVVDTARSILDGHIVLSRDLAQRGQYPAIDIAASLSRVMTDITSREHETAARAFRALVAAYEANRDLVLMGAYRAGADPQLDRAIAMHPHLVAFLTQEGRNLVPLGDSIAQLRQLMGT; encoded by the coding sequence ATGTTGAAACTCTTCGACGGGCTGCTGGCCGATGCCGCAGCCACACCGATCGATCTCACGCCGCGCCGCTATGGCACGGTGTCGAGCTGCGATGGCGGTCTGCTGGAAGTCTCGGGCCTCTCGGTGCCGGTGGGATCGCTGCTGCGCGTCTCGCATGGCAACGGTAAATCCCTGCTGGCCGAGGTGATCGGCTTTCGCAACGGGCGCACTTTGGCCATGCTGCTGGGCGACACGGTGATGCTGCGCCCCGGCGCCCGCGTCCGCCCCGAGGGTCGCCCCGGCATGCTGCCGGTGGGCGAGGCCTTTCTGGGCCGCGCCGTGGATGGCGAAGGCCTGCCCATCGACGGCCTGGGGCCCATCCACGCCCGCCATTTCCATCCCGCTGGCGGCGTGCGCGCCGGTGCGCTCGATCGTTCTCCGGTGCGTGTGCCCTTCGATACCGGCGTGCGGGCGCTCAATGCCATCACCACCTTTGGCGTGGGCCAGCGCATCGGCATCATGGCCGGTTCGGGCGTCGGCAAATCGGTGCTGCTCGATATGATCGCCCATGGCGCGTCTGCCGAGATCATCATCGTCGGCCTGATCGGTGAGCGTGCGCGCGAAGTGTCTGATTTCGTCGAACGCCATATGGTCGGCCCCAAGCGCAGCTGCACCGCCGTGATCGCCGTGCCTGCCGACCACGCGCCCAATCTGCGTCTGCGCGGGGCGATGCTGGCCACCTCCATGGCCGAATATTTCCGCGCCCAGGGCAAGCGCGTGCTGCTGATCATGGATTCGCTCACCCGCGTCGCCCATGCCGGGCGCGAGATCGGGCTGTTGCTGGGCGAGCCCGGCGCGGCGCGCGGCTATCCCCCTTCGGCGCTGGCCACCATCACCAAGCTGGTGGAGCGCGCGGGTAACTCTGCACAAAGTGGTGGGTCGATCACCGGCATCTATACGGTGCTGGCCGATGGCGACAGCCAGGACGATCCGGTGGTGGATACCGCCCGATCCATTCTGGACGGCCATATCGTGCTGAGCCGCGATCTGGCGCAGCGCGGGCAATATCCCGCCATCGACATTGCCGCCTCGCTCTCCCGCGTGATGACCGACATCACCAGCCGCGAGCATGAAACGGCCGCCCGCGCCTTCCGCGCGCTGGTCGCCGCTTACGAGGCCAACCGCGATCTGGTGCTGATGGGCGCCTATCGCGCCGGGGCCGATCCGCAGCTGGATCGCGCCATCGCCATGCATCCGCATCTCGTCGCCTTCCTCACGCAGGAAGGCCGCAATCTGGTGCCGCTGGGCGACAGCATCGCCCAATTGCGGCAATTGATGGGAACGTAA
- a CDS encoding FliH/SctL family protein: MSKAPIAKAAAKPASPKAAAAKPAAAKKAAAAAPEPATPQPERRADLASLFARPGGGFSLDQRYIANAVETMAPTGSGLAYSDLRPTRVIDPALPTMPVMPEAPLVDPVVQAREEAHAQGYAEGHAEAEHDFLQREALRARFAFSFDRIDGQCAEQLRGRLMDTVMALCEATLAPLALDKEALAARVTRAVAMFSRADDDRVIRLNAEDLELVRDHLPEDWTFVVDPTLEPGALRVETSSRGMEGGGVEDGPAQWRRAIAEALDLTLPESD, translated from the coding sequence ATGTCTAAGGCTCCGATCGCCAAAGCCGCCGCCAAACCTGCTTCACCCAAGGCTGCCGCTGCCAAACCGGCGGCAGCGAAGAAAGCCGCTGCCGCCGCGCCCGAACCTGCCACGCCCCAGCCAGAGCGCCGTGCCGATCTGGCCAGCCTGTTCGCCCGCCCGGGCGGCGGCTTCTCGCTCGACCAGCGCTATATCGCGAATGCGGTCGAGACGATGGCCCCCACCGGCTCGGGCCTGGCCTATTCCGATCTGCGCCCGACGCGTGTGATCGACCCGGCCCTGCCGACCATGCCGGTGATGCCCGAGGCACCTCTGGTCGATCCGGTGGTTCAGGCCCGCGAGGAAGCCCATGCCCAGGGCTATGCCGAGGGCCATGCCGAGGCCGAACATGATTTCCTGCAGCGCGAGGCCCTGCGCGCCCGCTTCGCCTTCTCCTTCGACCGCATCGACGGGCAATGCGCCGAGCAATTGCGGGGCCGCCTGATGGATACGGTGATGGCGCTGTGCGAGGCCACCCTCGCCCCTCTGGCGCTGGACAAGGAAGCGCTGGCCGCAAGAGTGACGCGCGCGGTGGCAATGTTCTCACGCGCCGATGACGACCGCGTGATCCGCCTCAACGCCGAGGATCTGGAGCTGGTGCGCGATCATCTGCCCGAGGACTGGACCTTCGTGGTCGATCCGACGTTGGAACCGGGAGCGCTGCGTGTGGAAACCAGCAGCCGCGGCATGGAAGGCGGCGGCGTGGAAGACGGCCCCGCCCAGTGGCGCCGCGCCATCGCCGAAGCGCTGGATCTGACGCTGCCCGAGAGTGATTGA